The Raoultibacter phocaeensis genome includes a window with the following:
- a CDS encoding four helix bundle protein: protein MDRSNEAFDFAIRVAELVRYLREKPERFPLAAEMLAAGVRAGMAARDLEDLTGPAETSRAREAAAAVDEVRYYLEMAVRSGYATDLEASRIRQMGADLHKALVGDSAPSTQHPFDADATKPSIS from the coding sequence ATGGATCGATCGAACGAGGCGTTCGACTTCGCCATCCGCGTGGCCGAGCTCGTGCGGTACTTGCGCGAGAAGCCCGAGCGCTTCCCGCTTGCCGCCGAAATGCTGGCCGCCGGCGTGCGCGCGGGCATGGCAGCGCGCGACCTGGAAGATCTGACCGGCCCCGCCGAGACGTCTCGCGCCCGCGAGGCGGCGGCGGCCGTCGATGAGGTGCGCTACTACCTGGAGATGGCCGTGCGCTCCGGCTATGCAACCGATCTCGAAGCTTCGCGCATCCGCCAGATGGGAGCCGACCTCCACAAAGCGCTCGTCGGCGATTCGGCACCATCCACGCAGCACCCTTTCGATGCCGATGCAACTAAGCCAAGTATCTCATAG
- a CDS encoding ATP-binding protein: MERVLLDKLEAWRNAPARKPLVLRGARQVGKTWLLKEFGARMFDTCVYVRLEDNDAMAQLFAGSLEPSRLIAGISAFSGQSINPNTTLLILDEVQAVPRALTALKYFNEDAPEYAIAVAGSLLGVAMHQGVSFPVGKVTFLDLYPMSFYEFLMAVGERSLVDFLQTRNFDMMGVFRERYADLLKQYYYVGGMPEAVKSFVANGDFGSVRAIQADILDAYEADLSKHASPVMAERCRMVWRSLPRQLSRENKKFVYGVVKEGARGRDFFEAIQFLVDCGLVMRVDRVAKPGVPLASYRDEAAFKLFFVDVGLLSAMSGVDSRTIVEGNTLFEEFKGALAEQYACQQMVSDCGLHPYYWSSPKGSGEIDFLYQNEGEITPVEVKAQENLKSKSLASFSSTYEVGRAVRLSLAGYREEGWMVNVPLYAAHCLPL, translated from the coding sequence ATGGAACGTGTGCTGCTCGACAAGTTAGAAGCGTGGCGGAATGCTCCTGCAAGAAAGCCCCTCGTACTTCGCGGTGCGCGTCAGGTGGGCAAGACGTGGCTGTTGAAAGAGTTCGGTGCTCGCATGTTCGATACGTGCGTCTACGTTCGGCTCGAGGATAACGATGCCATGGCTCAATTGTTCGCAGGATCGCTGGAGCCCTCGCGGCTTATCGCGGGAATCTCTGCATTTTCGGGGCAGTCGATAAACCCGAACACGACACTGCTCATTCTCGATGAGGTTCAGGCCGTGCCTCGCGCTTTGACGGCTTTGAAGTACTTTAACGAAGACGCTCCCGAGTACGCGATAGCGGTTGCGGGGTCGCTTTTGGGTGTGGCCATGCACCAGGGGGTATCATTCCCCGTGGGGAAGGTGACGTTTCTGGATCTTTACCCCATGAGTTTCTATGAATTCCTGATGGCCGTAGGCGAGCGATCTCTCGTTGATTTCCTGCAGACAAGGAATTTCGACATGATGGGGGTGTTCAGAGAGCGCTACGCCGATCTGCTGAAGCAGTACTATTACGTTGGCGGCATGCCTGAAGCTGTGAAGTCCTTTGTTGCCAACGGTGATTTTGGATCGGTTCGAGCCATTCAGGCAGATATACTCGATGCGTATGAAGCCGATCTTTCGAAGCACGCCTCACCTGTCATGGCCGAGCGCTGCCGTATGGTTTGGCGTTCGTTGCCGCGTCAGCTTTCCAGAGAGAACAAGAAGTTCGTGTACGGCGTGGTGAAGGAGGGCGCGCGAGGGCGCGACTTTTTCGAAGCCATCCAGTTCTTGGTTGATTGCGGGTTGGTGATGAGGGTCGACCGAGTGGCCAAGCCGGGCGTTCCGCTTGCCTCGTACCGCGACGAAGCGGCGTTCAAGCTGTTCTTCGTCGACGTGGGGCTTTTGAGTGCGATGTCGGGCGTTGACAGTCGAACCATCGTCGAAGGCAACACGCTGTTCGAGGAGTTCAAAGGGGCGCTGGCGGAGCAGTATGCGTGTCAGCAGATGGTGTCCGATTGCGGACTGCATCCCTATTATTGGTCGTCGCCGAAGGGGTCTGGAGAGATCGACTTTCTCTATCAAAACGAGGGCGAGATTACCCCTGTGGAGGTGAAAGCGCAGGAGAACCTTAAGAGCAAGAGCCTGGCAAGCTTCAGCTCGACCTATGAGGTGGGCCGAGCCGTCCGATTGTCGCTTGCGGGGTATCGTGAGGAAGGCTGGATGGTCAACGTCCCCCTCTACGCCGCACATTGCCTGCCGCTATGA
- a CDS encoding LuxR C-terminal-related transcriptional regulator codes for MADDARDAIGEDAGDGGLCADLILSDKFAPASLPDICAPRLRVVDTINRAAARRFVYIGAPAGSGKTVSALLWLKKSNRPTVWIGLDRYDNVPSVFYKQLSTGLYSVQAENAAMRAVLESPSFSASPVEHAISLIAEMLPLDRRHVLVLDDLHLIENKEIVKSLPAVLKRLPGAFSVVLLSRAELPEEWKQIGADDGPAVLGADDLRFAKDEIRHYFNALGRFITPDETNLVFGATEGWAIGVAALAKSEQMGKGSDRDLFASYFEEQVWSTWDEGLRAFCLATSVADSFDPDLAALLSGRDDAREVMDSLARSNTFLSRLHGDTYRYHHLFQDFLRDKAAAGGVDHAALCKRAAEHFRTRGDYTRALRFWLESGEFHGMDTYLLLFLFENNRGSVADYAEFLRTLDIEALTDDAYRACPPLRVLAAWYTYLTSQREAYEHHMDELYRTLPRIAVSDSRFVEFVILAYSVDHRTTIIEKAKKFSMFSRFVKRFTPEGLATAIASFTHNLPYPHRSNLDYSAIGLEEGGMDLLGRTFAQLLGAEWGYIYPLMPACFAYERNRLDEALGGLDEAWRALVPENKEDGRICILLMRHATLWQMGDDGAQAAALEELSAFVERDALYFLPNLKAYRTKLRLFDADRRAAGVWMDEYFVTDVKRIELVRVFQHFTTARSLIVLGRTDEAECLLGCLLAFGREFRRPLDVGEAGTLLAALLWAVGRKKEAVDALAEALEALAPYGYVRVVADEGAAIEPVLKSLASRIAQPDYAGPLARAFVQEAFLAAHDRSRRFRGVCANLARSDKPIKLSKQQKRILELLARGYRNAEIVEETGLSMPTVKSHIQAAYRKLAVHCAPDAVLRARELGLIE; via the coding sequence ATGGCCGACGACGCACGCGACGCCATCGGCGAGGACGCCGGCGACGGGGGGCTGTGCGCCGATCTCATCTTGAGCGATAAGTTCGCCCCGGCCTCCCTCCCGGATATATGCGCCCCGCGCCTTCGCGTCGTCGATACGATCAACCGTGCGGCGGCAAGGCGTTTTGTGTACATCGGCGCTCCTGCGGGAAGCGGCAAGACGGTGTCTGCGCTTCTGTGGCTCAAGAAAAGCAACCGACCTACCGTGTGGATCGGGCTCGACCGCTACGACAACGTGCCCTCGGTGTTCTACAAGCAGCTTTCGACCGGCCTTTATTCCGTCCAGGCGGAAAACGCCGCTATGCGCGCGGTGCTCGAATCGCCTTCGTTTTCGGCATCGCCCGTCGAGCATGCGATCAGCCTGATCGCCGAGATGCTGCCGCTCGATCGGCGCCACGTGCTCGTTCTCGACGACCTCCATCTCATCGAGAACAAGGAGATCGTCAAATCGCTCCCGGCCGTGCTCAAGCGGCTGCCGGGGGCGTTCTCGGTCGTGCTCTTATCGCGCGCCGAACTGCCCGAAGAGTGGAAGCAAATCGGCGCAGACGACGGTCCGGCTGTGCTGGGAGCCGATGACTTGCGTTTCGCCAAAGACGAGATACGCCACTACTTCAACGCGCTCGGGCGCTTCATCACCCCCGACGAGACGAATCTCGTGTTCGGGGCAACCGAAGGATGGGCGATCGGCGTGGCGGCTCTGGCCAAATCAGAGCAGATGGGGAAAGGAAGCGATCGCGATCTGTTCGCAAGCTATTTTGAAGAGCAGGTGTGGAGCACGTGGGACGAGGGTTTGCGGGCGTTCTGCTTGGCGACGAGCGTGGCTGATTCGTTCGATCCCGACCTTGCGGCGCTCCTTTCGGGCCGCGACGATGCCCGCGAGGTCATGGACAGCCTCGCTCGCTCAAACACGTTCCTTTCGCGGCTTCACGGCGACACGTACCGCTACCACCACCTGTTCCAGGATTTCCTGCGCGACAAGGCTGCCGCCGGCGGCGTTGACCATGCGGCCCTCTGCAAGCGCGCGGCCGAGCACTTCCGCACGCGCGGCGATTACACCCGTGCGCTGCGCTTCTGGCTCGAAAGCGGCGAGTTTCACGGCATGGATACGTATCTGCTGCTGTTTCTGTTCGAGAACAACCGCGGATCGGTGGCCGACTACGCCGAATTTCTGCGGACGCTCGACATCGAAGCGCTTACCGACGACGCGTACAGGGCGTGCCCCCCTCTGCGGGTGCTCGCCGCCTGGTACACGTATCTGACGAGCCAACGTGAAGCCTACGAGCACCACATGGACGAGCTGTACCGCACGCTGCCGCGCATCGCCGTTTCCGATTCGCGCTTCGTCGAGTTCGTCATCCTCGCCTACAGCGTCGATCATCGGACGACCATCATCGAGAAGGCGAAGAAGTTCTCGATGTTCAGCCGGTTCGTCAAGCGGTTCACGCCCGAGGGTCTGGCAACGGCCATCGCCTCGTTCACGCACAACCTTCCGTACCCGCACCGCAGCAACCTCGATTACTCGGCGATCGGGCTCGAAGAGGGCGGCATGGATCTGCTCGGGCGCACGTTCGCCCAGCTGCTCGGCGCCGAATGGGGCTACATCTACCCGCTCATGCCGGCGTGTTTCGCCTACGAGCGCAACCGCCTCGACGAAGCGCTCGGCGGGCTTGACGAAGCGTGGCGGGCCCTCGTGCCCGAAAACAAGGAGGACGGGCGCATCTGCATCCTGCTCATGCGCCACGCGACGCTCTGGCAGATGGGCGACGACGGGGCGCAGGCCGCCGCGCTCGAGGAGCTTTCGGCGTTCGTGGAACGCGACGCTTTGTATTTCCTCCCGAACCTCAAGGCGTACCGCACGAAGCTCAGGCTGTTCGATGCCGACAGGCGCGCTGCGGGGGTTTGGATGGACGAGTACTTCGTGACCGACGTGAAGCGCATCGAGCTCGTTCGCGTGTTCCAGCACTTCACGACGGCGCGCTCGCTCATCGTGCTCGGGCGCACCGACGAGGCTGAATGCCTGCTCGGGTGCTTGCTCGCGTTCGGTCGGGAGTTTCGGCGTCCGCTCGACGTCGGGGAGGCCGGGACCCTGTTGGCCGCCCTGCTGTGGGCTGTTGGGAGGAAGAAAGAGGCCGTCGATGCGCTCGCGGAGGCCCTCGAGGCGCTTGCGCCTTACGGGTATGTGCGGGTGGTGGCTGACGAGGGCGCGGCGATCGAGCCGGTGCTCAAGAGCCTGGCGTCACGCATCGCGCAACCCGATTACGCGGGTCCGCTCGCTCGCGCGTTCGTGCAGGAAGCGTTTCTTGCGGCGCACGATCGCTCTCGGCGCTTCCGCGGCGTATGCGCGAATCTTGCCAGGAGCGATAAGCCGATAAAACTGTCCAAGCAGCAAAAGCGCATCCTCGAACTGCTTGCGCGCGGGTACCGTAACGCCGAGATCGTCGAGGAGACGGGGCTTTCGATGCCCACCGTGAAGAGCCACATCCAAGCGGCTTACCGCAAGCTCGCCGTGCACTGCGCTCCCGATGCCGTGTTGAGAGCACGGGAATTGGGGCTGATCGAGTAA